From Musa acuminata AAA Group cultivar baxijiao chromosome BXJ3-8, Cavendish_Baxijiao_AAA, whole genome shotgun sequence, one genomic window encodes:
- the LOC103994135 gene encoding uncharacterized protein LOC103994135 produces the protein MSLLLLFSFFFFFFFGAAVTAASGGDGGSAYEVLRSHGLPIGLLPKGVREFYVDGEGRFEARLYAPCTAKFESEVRYNASIVGTISPGQIAGLSGVAAQDLFLWFPVRAIRLDDQASGIIHFDVGVVDKRFTLSLFEFPPDCAPAFVAESQSGELHYRLDQLDPQHVAV, from the exons ATGAGCctccttctcctattctccttcttcttcttcttcttctttggcgcgGCCGTcacggcggcgagcggcggcgacgGTGGCAGCGCGTACGAGGTGCTGCGGTCCCACGGCCTGCCCATCGGGCTGCTGCCCAAGGGGGTGCGGGAGTTCTACGTGGACGGGGAGGGGCGGTTCGAGGCGCGGCTGTACGCGCCGTGCACGGCCAAGTTCGAGAGCGAGGTGCGGTACAACGCCAGCATCGTTGGCACCATCTCGCCTGGCCAGATCGCTGGCCTCTCCGGCGTCGCGGCCCAGGACCTCTTCCTCTGGTTCCCCGTCCGCGCCATCCGCCTCGACGACCAGGCCTCCGGCATCATCCATTTCGACGTCGGCGTCGTTGACAAGCGCTTCACCCTCTCCCTCTTCGAGTTCCCTCCCGACTGCGCCCCCGCCTTCGTCGCCGAG AGCCAATCCGGTGAGCTCCACTACCGTCTCGATCAACTCGATCCTCAACACGTTGCCGTCTGA